The Vicia villosa cultivar HV-30 ecotype Madison, WI linkage group LG1, Vvil1.0, whole genome shotgun sequence genome includes a region encoding these proteins:
- the LOC131644079 gene encoding autophagy-related protein 18a: protein MSHTSQTLMPLDSEEPPSSTPIPSPPNPSPNSTPTALHISFNQDSGCFAVGTDQGFRIYNCDPFREIFRRDFGHGGGIGLVHMLFRCNILAFVGGGADPRYPADRVMIWDDHQSRCIGELSFRSEVKGIRLRRDRIVVVLGHKIFVYNFSDLKVLHQIETIANPKGLCEVSHHLENMVLACPGLQKGQIRVEHYASKRTKFIMAHDSRIACFNITQDGLLLATASSKGTLIRIFNTLDGSLLQEVRRGADRAEIYSLAFSPTAQWLAVSSDKGTVHVFNLKVDSGLLGHERSHSTSESSPTSPSAALSLSFIRGVLPKYFSSEWSVAQFRLQEGLQYNVAFGHQKNTVVILGMDGSFYRCQFDSATGGEMTQLEYYNFLKPEETF from the exons ATGTCTCACACCTCTCAAACCCTAATGCCTCTCGATTCCGAAGAACCGCCTTCGTCAACCCCAATTCCCTCTCCTCCCAATCCATCCCCGAATTCTACACCCACCGCTCTTCATATTTCTTTCAACCAAGACTCCGGTTGCTTCGCCGTTGGAACCGATCAAGGCTTCAGAATCTATAACTGCGACCCTTTTAGGGAAATATTCCGACGCGATTTCGGTCATGGAGGCGGAATCGGTTTGGTTCATATGTTGTTTCGATGCAATATTCTTGCTTTTGTCGGCGGGGGAGCGGACCCTCGGTATCCGGCTGATAGGGTGATGATCTGGGACGATCATCAGTCGCGGTGTATTGGAGAGTTGTCGTTTCGGTCGGAGGTGAAAGGGATTCGTTTGAGGAGGGATAGGATTGTGGTTGTTTTGGGGCATAagatttttgtttataatttcTCTGATCTTAAGGTTCTTCATCAAATTGAGACTATTGCAAACCCTAAGGGTCTCTGTGAGGTTTCACATCATTTGGAAAATATGGTGTTGGCTTGTCCTGGGTTGCAGAAAGGGCAGATTAGGGTTGAACATTATGCTTCCAAGAGAACCAAGTTCATCATGGCGCATGATTCTAGAATTGCTTGTTTTAATATAACCCAAGATGGGCTTTTACTTGCTACTGCAAGCTCCAAGGGGACTCTCATTAGGATTTTCAATACCTTGGATGGTTCTTTGCTCCAAGAG GTAAGGAGAGGTGCTGACCGAGCTGAGATATATAGCCTTGCCTTTTCTCCCACTGCTCAGTGGTTAGCTGTCTCGAGTGACAAGGGAACTGTTCATGTATtcaacctgaaggttgattcAGGATTGTTGGGGCACGAAAGATCACATTCTACATCAGAGTCTAGTCCTACTAGTCCATCGGCAGCTTTGTCTCTCTCATTTATTAGAG GTGTATTGCCCAAGTATTTTAGCTCGGAATGGTCCGTGGCTCAATTTCGCTTGCAAGAGGGTTTACAGTATAATGTTGCCTTTGGCCATCAGAAAAATACAGTTGTAATACTCGGCATGGATGGCAG CTTCTATCGATGTCAGTTTGATTCTGCAACCGGTGGGGAGATGACACAACTTGAATATTACAATTTCCTAAAGCCAGAAGAGACATTCTAG